The DNA window CAGTACTTTAGCCCGCTCAGCAGCCGCGAAGATATCATCCTGTTTGGCGAGTGATTCGGCTTCGTCGGCCATCTTCATCTGAGCCTCGATGCGTGGGTCGATCTTTTTCTCGATTACGATACCCTTCGCGTCGTTGTACTTGGCGTAAAAAGTCGTCGTTGCTTTCTTGAACTGCTTGTACAGCTTGCCGCTTTTTTTGATAGGAACTTCGCCCACCTGTTTCCAGGCGTTGTTGAGCTTCCGAACCTCCTGGAAGGCTGCGTCGAGGTCGCCGAGTCGGTTGGCGCGGAAGGCCAGTCGGATCAGCTCGTCGTACTTGTCAAGCCGCTCCTGAATAACCTTGTTCTGCTCGTTGAAGAACTCGCGCCGACGCGTGAAAAAACCGTCGAGCAACGCCTGAAATTCATTGACCACGTCGGCTTCGACCGACTTATCGACAGGCCCGGTCTTTATCCATTTCGTCTTGACCTCCTGCAATGCATCGGCCGTTTCGCGCCACTCCGTGCTGTCGACCATCGTAGCCGCTTCTGCAATCAGTGCCCGTTTGATCTCCAGATTCTTGAGCTGATTGACCGTAATCAAATCTGCCAGGATGGCCTCCTGTGCGTCAAGCCGATTCAGGAGCGGTGGGAAGTCACCGAGCGCATCAAACTGAATCAGTTTTTTGCGGAGCTGCATCAGCTTGGTCAGGTACGAGCCTTTGTTTTGGGCTTCTTCAATGTCCTTTTCAAGCTGGCTGACTTTACTTTCGGCGATGATAAAGCGGTTTTTGAAATAATCGAGCGCTTCCTGCTCTGTTCGTTTAACTTCGCCGATCTGCCGATCTTCGTATTCCAGGTAGCCTTTCAAAAATACCTTTCCGTCTAAGACGTAACCGTATTCATCTACCAGTGAAGCGTTTTCCATTCTTGTATCTTGGTTAAGGCTGCGCTGAAGGTTAATTTTGGGGTAGTTGCCAACACAAATCTATTAGAAATTAATGAGTCAGGAAACCATAATTTTCTCTATGGCAGGCGTGAGTAAAACTATTCCGCCAAACCGACAAATCCTAAAAAACATCTATTTGTCCTTTTTCTACGGCGCAAAAATCGGTGTACTGGGTCTCAACGGATCGGGTAAATCGACGCTGCTTCGTATTATCGCTGGTATCGATAAGAGCTATACGGGGGAGGTGGTTTTCTCGCCCGGTTACTCAGTTGGTATGCTTGAGCAGGAACCACAGTTTACGGCCGGGAAAACCGTGCGTGAAGTTGTGGAAGAAGGCGTGCAGGAAGTGGTGGCTCTGCTGAAAGAGTTCGACGAAATCAACGAAGCCTTCGGTGATCCCGACGCTGATTTCGACAAACTGCTGGCCCGGCAGGGTGAAGTGCAGGAAAAACTGGACCACCATAACGCCTGGGAACTGGATCAGAAACTCGAACGGGCAATGGACGCGCTGCGCTGCCCCCCCGCCGACGCGCTGATCGATAACCTGTCGGGAGGTGAAAAACGCCGGGTGGCCCTGTGTCGCTTACTCCTGCAACAACCCGATGTCCTGCTGCTCGACGAG is part of the Spirosoma rhododendri genome and encodes:
- a CDS encoding DUF349 domain-containing protein — its product is MENASLVDEYGYVLDGKVFLKGYLEYEDRQIGEVKRTEQEALDYFKNRFIIAESKVSQLEKDIEEAQNKGSYLTKLMQLRKKLIQFDALGDFPPLLNRLDAQEAILADLITVNQLKNLEIKRALIAEAATMVDSTEWRETADALQEVKTKWIKTGPVDKSVEADVVNEFQALLDGFFTRRREFFNEQNKVIQERLDKYDELIRLAFRANRLGDLDAAFQEVRKLNNAWKQVGEVPIKKSGKLYKQFKKATTTFYAKYNDAKGIVIEKKIDPRIEAQMKMADEAESLAKQDDIFAAAERAKVLLNSWKEVKVPFKMQDKSLNDRFRAACDKIFELSYLGRVLTRKYPAFGLKSQAEQIRTKIREMEYLVKREKNDLQFALQDADGLDPNNDEDKQALNKINTQKRKIAMKETILREFQKQLEIAS